A genomic region of Polyangiaceae bacterium contains the following coding sequences:
- the gpmA gene encoding 2,3-diphosphoglycerate-dependent phosphoglycerate mutase, which produces MHKLVLVRHGESQWNKENRFTGWVDVPLSEKGVEEARAAAKMIAAEGLAFDVAYTSVLKRAIKTLWIVLEDLDTMWIPIVQDYRANERMYGALQGLDKAETVKKHGEAQVKIWRRSYDIPPPAMSPDDPSWPGKDVRYAQIPPDQIPASESLKDTVARFLPLWNSQIAPAIRNGKRVIIVAHGNSLRALIKYLDNVSDQDIVEMNIPTGIPLLYELDANLKPVSRRYLGDEEAAKAKAQAVANQIKA; this is translated from the coding sequence ATGCACAAACTCGTCCTCGTTCGTCATGGCGAAAGCCAATGGAATAAGGAAAATCGTTTTACCGGCTGGGTGGATGTGCCCCTCAGCGAAAAAGGCGTCGAAGAAGCTCGGGCCGCGGCCAAAATGATCGCCGCAGAAGGTCTGGCTTTCGACGTGGCCTACACGTCCGTCCTGAAACGCGCCATCAAGACGTTGTGGATCGTGCTGGAAGACCTCGACACGATGTGGATCCCCATCGTCCAGGATTACCGCGCAAACGAACGCATGTACGGCGCCCTCCAAGGGCTCGACAAAGCCGAAACCGTCAAAAAACACGGCGAAGCTCAGGTGAAAATCTGGCGCCGCAGCTACGACATTCCCCCGCCCGCCATGAGCCCGGACGATCCAAGCTGGCCCGGCAAAGACGTGCGGTATGCGCAAATCCCACCCGACCAAATCCCGGCGAGCGAATCGCTCAAAGACACCGTGGCGCGGTTTCTCCCACTATGGAATTCGCAAATCGCTCCCGCCATCCGCAATGGAAAACGCGTCATCATCGTCGCTCATGGCAATAGCCTCCGCGCCCTCATCAAATACCTCGACAACGTGTCGGATCAAGACATCGTCGAAATGAACATCCCCACCGGCATCCCGCTGCTCTACGAATTGGATGCGAACCTGAAACCCGTCTCGCGAAGATACCTCGGCGACGAAGAAGCCGCCAAAGCAAAAGCCCAAGCCGTCGCCAATCAAATCAAAGCGTAA
- a CDS encoding PAS domain-containing protein — translation MTTPILDPAATLQSMADGMPDPWFFKDREHRWVAFNRAFCELVGRPRDELLNKTDPDYFPPEQAKVFWEHDDMVFNTGLCDLNEELITRADGSIKVLWTRKTPVYDTSGAIIGLVGLIMDVSDHRSHLREKERFEAEAAQQQTIIETQAKIINSLSVPVLAVWKGIFLVPLVGSLSHGRLANAVERVLTEVSERGTETVIMDVTGAGEIDVDIADLLMRAVRAIGLLGCQTILVGIGPETARTLVEGGADLGNTVTCASLEQGLSRALEQRRKKLGRR, via the coding sequence ATGACAACGCCGATTTTGGACCCTGCGGCAACGCTCCAGTCGATGGCCGATGGAATGCCGGATCCTTGGTTTTTCAAGGATCGTGAGCATCGGTGGGTAGCGTTCAATCGCGCGTTTTGCGAGCTCGTTGGGCGCCCGCGGGACGAGCTGCTCAACAAGACCGACCCCGATTATTTTCCTCCCGAACAGGCGAAGGTGTTTTGGGAGCACGACGACATGGTGTTCAACACTGGTCTTTGTGATTTGAACGAAGAATTGATCACGCGAGCGGACGGGTCGATCAAGGTTTTGTGGACGCGAAAAACCCCGGTGTACGACACGTCGGGCGCGATCATCGGGCTCGTCGGGTTGATCATGGATGTTTCCGATCACCGATCCCACCTTCGTGAGAAAGAGCGTTTCGAAGCGGAGGCTGCGCAGCAGCAAACCATCATCGAGACGCAAGCGAAAATCATCAATAGTTTGTCGGTGCCGGTGCTTGCGGTCTGGAAGGGCATTTTCTTGGTGCCGCTCGTGGGGAGTTTGTCGCACGGCAGATTGGCCAATGCGGTCGAGCGCGTGCTCACGGAGGTGAGTGAGCGTGGGACCGAGACGGTGATCATGGATGTGACGGGCGCTGGTGAAATCGACGTCGACATTGCCGATTTGCTCATGCGTGCGGTTCGCGCGATTGGGCTTCTTGGTTGCCAGACGATTTTGGTGGGAATTGGGCCCGAGACGGCGCGAACGCTCGTCGAGGGGGGCGCTGATTTGGGAAATACGGTGACGTGTGCGTCGCTCGAGCAGGGGTTGTCTCGAGCGCTCGAGCAGCGCCGGAAGAAGCTCGGGCGGCGCTGA